ACAGAAAAAAATAGAGCATATTCTATAATAAAAGGTAGTTGTAAAAACTTATCAGCAGTTTTGGAATATAAGAAAGGTTGGGAAAAAGCTATTGAAAGTGGTTTTTTGCTAGAAAGTTTTACCGTTTTGGCAGATGCAAGACTTATGGGGCATATGAGCTTAGAAATAGAACAAGTTCATCAAAAAATACAGGCTTACTTATTAGAAAATGGAATGAAAGCTGTTGCACAATTAGCCTCTCTAAATGATATTGCTAATATGCAGGTAGCTAGAGCTACTACTCGTTCGAAGACTCCTATTACTGCTTTTGCTACATTAGAAGAAGCAGAAAATTACTTAGATACTATTTAAAATTATATTTTCAATAAGTTAGCTTAAAATACCAACACACCTATTTTAAAATAACTTCAATACTATTTTGATATGAAACAAGGAATAAAAATAATTTGCCTATCTCTCTTTTTAGTTTTTTCTTTTTCTTCTTGTACTTCTTTGTTTGGTTCGAAGAAAGATAATTCTAACAGTTCTATTAAAGCTGGAAAACATAGTGAAACAGGAATTGCATCTTATTATGGAGATAAGTATGAAGGAAGACCAACAGCAAGTGGTGAAAAATTCAGACAAAAACTAATGACTGCAGCACACAGAACCCTTCCTTTCGGTACA
This is a stretch of genomic DNA from Bernardetia sp. MNP-M8. It encodes these proteins:
- a CDS encoding septal ring lytic transglycosylase RlpA family protein is translated as MKQGIKIICLSLFLVFSFSSCTSLFGSKKDNSNSSIKAGKHSETGIASYYGDKYEGRPTASGEKFRQKLMTAAHRTLPFGTMVTVTNLKNGKQIRVRINDRGPFKKGRVIDVTRKGAEKLDFIRDGLTKVKIEYD